The following proteins are encoded in a genomic region of Streptococcus gwangjuense:
- the queC gene encoding 7-cyano-7-deazaguanine synthase QueC gives MKRQSALVVFSGGQDSTTCLFWAKEHYETVEAVTFAYGQRHHLEIQVAREIAKEQGVRHHILDMSLLGQITENALTSDLEIEQKEGEVPNTFVDGRNHLFLSFAAVLAKQRGIKDIVTGVCETDFSGYPDCRDVFVKSLNVTLNLAMDYDFVIQTPLMWLDKAETWELADQLGAFDYVREKTLTCYNGIIGSGCGDCPACHLRQHGLDVYLSQKGEV, from the coding sequence ATGAAACGTCAATCTGCCTTGGTCGTCTTTAGTGGCGGTCAAGATTCCACAACCTGCCTCTTTTGGGCTAAAGAACACTATGAAACAGTCGAAGCCGTCACCTTTGCCTACGGTCAACGCCATCATCTCGAAATTCAAGTTGCTAGAGAAATCGCTAAGGAACAAGGTGTTCGTCATCACATCCTAGATATGTCTCTGCTGGGGCAAATCACTGAAAATGCCTTGACTTCTGATCTAGAGATTGAGCAAAAAGAAGGAGAGGTTCCCAATACCTTTGTTGACGGTCGAAACCACCTCTTTCTATCCTTTGCGGCAGTTCTTGCTAAGCAACGGGGCATTAAAGATATCGTGACAGGTGTCTGCGAGACAGACTTCTCAGGCTATCCTGACTGCCGTGATGTCTTTGTCAAATCCCTCAATGTCACCCTCAACCTCGCCATGGATTACGACTTCGTTATCCAAACGCCTCTCATGTGGCTAGACAAGGCTGAAACTTGGGAATTAGCCGACCAACTCGGTGCCTTTGACTATGTTCGTGAAAAGACCTTAACCTGCTACAACGGGATTATCGGAAGTGGCTGTGGAGATTGCCCAGCCTGCCACCTACGGCAACATGGTCTAGATGTTTATCTTTCACAGAAAGGAGAGGTCTAA
- the queE gene encoding 7-carboxy-7-deazaguanine synthase QueE encodes MTRERVLKLPVLEIFGPTFQGEGRAIGQKTMFVRTAGCDYHCDWCDSAFTWDGSEKPTRMTADEVIAALDKLGSYDYVTLSGGNPAILAANMAELVTKLKERGVTLAVETQGSRWQNWLKDIDQVTLSPKPPSSKMEVNFETLDFIVSQLDPDKVTFKIPVFDDADLAFAKGIQERYQPDVLFLSAGNPEPKATGNIIQDQLDRLKELWERVAADDSWGNVRVLPQLHTLLYDNQRGV; translated from the coding sequence ATGACTAGGGAACGTGTCCTTAAACTACCAGTTCTAGAAATTTTTGGCCCAACCTTTCAAGGCGAAGGTCGTGCTATCGGGCAGAAAACCATGTTTGTCCGCACTGCTGGTTGCGACTACCACTGCGACTGGTGCGATTCTGCCTTTACTTGGGATGGCTCTGAAAAGCCAACTCGTATGACTGCTGACGAGGTCATTGCTGCCTTGGATAAATTGGGGAGCTACGACTATGTAACCCTATCTGGGGGAAATCCTGCTATCCTAGCAGCCAACATGGCTGAATTGGTCACCAAACTCAAGGAACGCGGTGTCACCCTTGCTGTCGAGACTCAAGGTTCTCGCTGGCAAAATTGGTTAAAAGACATCGACCAGGTCACTCTCAGTCCCAAACCTCCTTCATCCAAGATGGAAGTCAACTTTGAGACCTTGGACTTTATCGTTTCCCAACTGGATCCAGATAAGGTCACCTTTAAAATCCCTGTCTTTGACGATGCAGATTTGGCCTTTGCCAAAGGCATACAAGAACGCTACCAACCAGATGTCCTTTTCTTATCTGCTGGAAATCCTGAACCCAAGGCTACAGGAAATATTATCCAAGATCAACTGGACCGTCTCAAAGAACTCTGGGAACGCGTCGCTGCCGACGATAGCTGGGGCAATGTCCGCGTCCTTCCTCAACTGCATACCCTCCTCTACGATAATCAACGTGGTGTTTAA
- a CDS encoding DUF4649 family protein — MIEITYLDASKNERTVTFESYEDFDRSQQACLIGVADYYPVQKLTYNGHDLDYHGTYGDVFFYLMKQDLSQYN, encoded by the coding sequence ATGATTGAAATTACCTATCTAGATGCCAGCAAGAACGAAAGAACTGTGACTTTCGAATCTTATGAAGATTTTGATCGTTCACAACAAGCTTGCCTTATCGGCGTCGCAGACTACTACCCCGTCCAAAAATTAACTTACAACGGTCATGATTTGGACTACCATGGGACTTATGGAGATGTCTTCTTCTATCTCATGAAACAAGATTTAAGCCAATATAACTAA
- a CDS encoding CidA/LrgA family protein: MKLYVQLMILFVISLIGEGISSFFHLPIPGSIIGLIILFLALQFKWLRTRHVNMVGNFLLANMTILFLPPAVGIMEKFDVIAPYLLPIVLIVFFAAVINIILIALVVQFIKRRFEGDYEKGDAK, from the coding sequence ATGAAATTATATGTTCAATTAATGATTCTCTTTGTGATTTCTCTAATCGGTGAGGGAATCTCCAGTTTCTTTCATTTGCCCATCCCAGGCAGTATTATCGGCTTAATCATTCTCTTTTTAGCCCTGCAATTCAAGTGGCTGAGAACCAGGCATGTCAACATGGTAGGGAATTTCTTGCTGGCCAATATGACCATTCTCTTTTTGCCACCAGCAGTGGGAATCATGGAAAAGTTTGATGTGATTGCTCCCTATCTTTTGCCAATTGTTTTAATTGTCTTTTTTGCAGCAGTCATCAATATTATCCTCATAGCCTTGGTAGTTCAGTTTATCAAGAGACGATTTGAGGGAGATTATGAGAAAGGAGATGCCAAATGA
- a CDS encoding MIP/aquaporin family protein, with amino-acid sequence MKKFVAELIGTFMLVFIGTGAVVFGNGLDGLGHLGIAFAFGLAIVVAAYSIGTVSGAHLNPAVSIAMFVNKRLSSKDLVNYILGQVVGAFIASGAVFFLLANSGMSTASLGENALSNGVTVFGGFLFEVIATFLFVLVIMTVTSESKGNGAIAGLVIGLSLMAMILVGLNITGLSVNPARSLAPAVLVGGAALQQVWIFILAPIVGGVLAALVAKNFLGTEE; translated from the coding sequence ATGAAAAAATTTGTTGCTGAGTTAATCGGTACGTTCATGCTTGTGTTCATCGGAACAGGAGCTGTTGTTTTTGGAAATGGTCTTGATGGCCTTGGTCACCTTGGAATCGCCTTTGCCTTCGGTTTGGCCATTGTGGTTGCTGCTTACTCAATCGGAACTGTTTCAGGTGCTCACTTGAACCCAGCTGTTTCGATTGCTATGTTTGTAAACAAACGTTTGTCATCAAAAGACCTTGTCAATTACATCCTTGGACAAGTTGTTGGAGCTTTCATCGCTTCTGGCGCTGTCTTCTTCCTCTTGGCGAACTCAGGGATGTCAACTGCTAGTCTTGGTGAAAATGCCTTGTCAAACGGTGTTACTGTCTTTGGTGGTTTCTTGTTTGAAGTCATCGCAACCTTCTTGTTTGTCTTGGTTATCATGACCGTGACTTCAGAAAGCAAGGGTAATGGTGCGATTGCTGGTTTGGTAATCGGTTTGTCATTGATGGCCATGATCCTTGTTGGATTGAATATCACTGGGCTTTCAGTAAATCCAGCCCGTAGCTTGGCTCCTGCTGTCTTGGTAGGTGGCGCAGCCCTTCAACAAGTATGGATTTTCATCCTTGCCCCAATCGTTGGTGGCGTTCTTGCAGCCCTTGTTGCGAAAAACTTCCTTGGAACAGAAGAATAA
- the pepF gene encoding oligoendopeptidase F: protein MEQKHRSEFPEKELWDLTALYQDREDFLRAIEKAREDINQFSRDYKGNLHTFEDFEKAFAELEQIYIQMSHIGNYGFMPQTTDYSNDEFANIAQAGMEFETDASVALTFFDDALVAADEDVLDRLGELPHLTAAIRQAKIKKAHYLGADVEKALTNLGEVFYSPQDIYTKMRAGDFEMADFEAHGKTYKNSFVTYENFYQNHEDAEVREKSFRSFSEGLRKHQNTAAAAYLAQVKSEKLLADMKGYDSVFDYLLAEQEVDRAMFDRQIDLIMKDFAPVAQRYLKHVAKVNGLEKMTFADWKLDLDSALNPEVTIEDAYDLVMKSVEPLGKEYCQEVARYQEERWVDFAANSGKDSGGYAADPYRVHPYVLMSWTGRLSDVYTLIHEIGHSGQFIFSDNHQSYFNAHMSTYYVEAPSTFNELLLSDYLEHQSDDPRQKRFALAHRLTDTYFHNFITHLLEAAFQRKVYTLIEEGETFGASKLNSIMKEVLTEFWGDAIEIDDDAALTWMRQAHYYMGLYSYTYSAGLVISTAGYLHLKHSETGAEDWLNLLKSGGSKTPLESAMIIGADISTDKPLRDTIQFLSDTVDQIITYSAQLGE, encoded by the coding sequence ATGGAACAAAAACACCGTTCAGAATTTCCAGAGAAGGAACTTTGGGATTTAACAGCCCTATACCAAGACCGTGAGGATTTCTTGCGTGCAATCGAGAAGGCTCGCGAAGACATCAATCAATTTAGCCGTGATTACAAGGGCAATCTTCATACTTTTGAGGATTTTGAGAAGGCCTTTGCGGAATTGGAACAGATCTACATTCAGATGAGCCATATTGGTAACTATGGCTTTATGCCACAGACGACAGACTATAGCAATGACGAATTTGCCAATATTGCCCAAGCTGGGATGGAATTTGAAACAGATGCCAGCGTAGCCTTGACCTTTTTTGACGATGCCCTAGTGGCAGCAGACGAGGATGTTTTGGACCGTTTAGGTGAATTGCCTCACTTGACGGCAGCCATTCGTCAGGCTAAAATCAAAAAAGCCCACTATCTAGGGGCTGATGTGGAGAAGGCCTTGACCAATCTCGGTGAAGTTTTCTACAGTCCACAGGATATTTATACTAAGATGCGAGCTGGGGATTTTGAAATGGCTGACTTTGAAGCTCATGGCAAGACCTACAAAAATAGCTTTGTTACCTATGAGAATTTCTACCAAAACCATGAGGACGCTGAAGTCCGTGAGAAATCCTTCCGTTCCTTCTCAGAAGGACTTCGTAAGCACCAAAATACAGCTGCAGCAGCCTATTTAGCCCAAGTCAAGTCTGAAAAACTATTGGCAGATATGAAGGGCTACGACTCTGTTTTTGACTATCTTCTAGCTGAACAGGAAGTAGACCGCGCCATGTTTGACCGCCAGATTGACCTCATCATGAAGGACTTTGCACCAGTCGCTCAGAGATACCTCAAGCATGTTGCCAAGGTCAATGGTCTTGAAAAGATGACTTTTGCTGACTGGAAATTGGACTTGGATAGCGCCCTAAATCCTGAAGTGACTATTGAAGATGCCTATGACTTAGTTATGAAGTCGGTAGAACCTTTGGGGAAAGAATATTGTCAGGAAGTTGCTCGTTATCAAGAAGAGCGCTGGGTGGACTTTGCTGCTAACAGTGGCAAGGATTCTGGCGGTTATGCGGCGGACCCATATCGTGTGCACCCTTATGTCCTTATGAGCTGGACAGGCCGTTTGAGTGATGTCTATACCTTGATTCATGAAATCGGGCATTCTGGTCAATTCATCTTTTCGGATAATCATCAGAGTTACTTCAACGCCCACATGTCGACCTACTATGTCGAAGCACCGTCAACCTTCAATGAATTGCTTCTCAGTGATTATTTGGAACACCAGTCTGACGACCCACGTCAAAAACGCTTTGCCCTTGCCCACCGCTTGACAGACACCTACTTCCATAACTTTATCACCCACCTTTTGGAGGCAGCCTTCCAGCGTAAGGTTTACACACTGATTGAAGAAGGAGAAACCTTCGGAGCAAGCAAACTCAACAGCATTATGAAGGAAGTCTTGACGGAGTTCTGGGGAGATGCCATTGAAATTGATGATGATGCAGCTCTGACTTGGATGCGTCAAGCTCACTACTACATGGGTTTATATAGCTACACTTACTCAGCTGGATTAGTCATTTCGACTGCAGGTTACCTTCATCTGAAACATTCAGAAACTGGAGCTGAAGACTGGCTCAATCTCCTCAAATCAGGTGGTAGCAAGACACCGCTTGAGTCAGCCATGATTATCGGAGCCGATATTTCAACAGATAAACCACTCCGTGATACCATCCAATTCTTGTCTGACACAGTTGATCAAATCATCACCTACAGTGCCCAGTTGGGAGAGTAA
- the trxA gene encoding thioredoxin: MAKAITDATFEQETKDGLVLVDFWATWCGPCRMQGPILDKLSEELSEDVLKIVKMDVDENPNTARAFGIMSIPTLLFKKDGQVVKQVAGVHTAEQIKAIVAELS; the protein is encoded by the coding sequence ATGGCAAAAGCAATTACAGATGCAACATTCGAACAAGAAACAAAAGACGGTTTGGTCTTGGTAGACTTCTGGGCAACTTGGTGTGGTCCATGTCGTATGCAAGGTCCAATCTTGGATAAATTGTCTGAAGAACTTTCAGAAGATGTCTTGAAAATCGTTAAAATGGACGTTGATGAAAATCCAAACACAGCTCGTGCTTTTGGAATCATGTCTATCCCAACTCTTCTCTTCAAAAAAGACGGCCAAGTGGTGAAACAAGTTGCTGGTGTTCACACAGCAGAACAAATCAAGGCCATCGTTGCTGAATTGAGCTAA
- a CDS encoding LrgB family protein produces the protein MTEFVSNPLFGLALSILAYLVGMLIYRRFPHPLTTPLLLSAVFIIIFLKVTGISYQDYYQGGVYLNNLIVPSTVALGIPLYKSFHLMKHHARSILFGSLLAVVVNTSFTAFVAKIFGMDFFLAISLFPKSVTTAMAVGITEKLQGLTTVTLVVVVATGILTSVIGPTLLKWLKIDDPVAVGLSLGGTGHAVGTGTAFRYGSVAGAMGGLAIGVTGILYVFVSPIVASLILS, from the coding sequence ATGACTGAATTTGTTTCCAATCCCCTGTTTGGGCTGGCCCTGTCTATCCTAGCTTATTTAGTAGGAATGCTGATTTACAGACGTTTTCCCCATCCATTGACAACGCCCTTGCTTTTGTCAGCTGTTTTCATTATCATTTTTCTAAAAGTGACGGGTATCTCTTACCAAGATTACTACCAAGGTGGTGTTTATCTGAACAACTTGATTGTTCCATCGACAGTGGCTTTGGGGATTCCGCTTTATAAGAGTTTTCACTTGATGAAGCACCATGCTCGGAGTATTCTCTTTGGTAGTCTGTTAGCAGTAGTTGTCAATACCTCTTTCACAGCCTTTGTAGCCAAAATCTTTGGGATGGACTTTTTCCTAGCCATTTCTCTCTTTCCCAAGTCAGTAACAACCGCTATGGCAGTGGGAATCACAGAAAAATTGCAAGGTTTGACGACCGTGACCTTGGTGGTTGTAGTGGCAACTGGGATTTTAACCAGTGTCATCGGACCAACCCTTTTGAAGTGGTTGAAAATTGACGATCCAGTGGCTGTTGGCCTTTCCCTTGGTGGAACAGGTCACGCAGTTGGAACAGGAACAGCCTTTCGATACGGCTCTGTAGCAGGAGCTATGGGTGGTTTGGCTATCGGTGTCACAGGTATTCTCTATGTCTTTGTCAGCCCTATCGTAGCTAGTTTGATATTGAGTTAA
- the prmA gene encoding 50S ribosomal protein L11 methyltransferase → METWQELKVTVKREGEELVSNLLIELGAQGVAIEDSMDYVGNVDRFGEIFPEVEQQEEIVVTAYYPDTVDIATVEADLQARLAELTDFMDLGEVKMGTTALTEEDWADNWKKYYEPARITHDLTIVPSWTDYEATAGEKIIKLDPGMAFGTGTHPTTKMSLFALEQVLRGGETVLDVGTGSGVLSIASSLLGAKEIFAYDLDDVAVRVAQENIELNPGMENIHVAAGDLLKGVEIEADVIVANILADILVHLTDDAYRLVKDEGYLIMSGIIKDKWDMVRESAESAGFFLETHMVQGEWNACVFKKTKDISGVIGG, encoded by the coding sequence ATGGAAACATGGCAAGAGTTAAAAGTTACAGTGAAGCGTGAGGGGGAGGAGTTAGTTTCCAATCTCTTGATTGAGCTGGGAGCGCAAGGTGTTGCGATCGAAGATAGTATGGACTATGTGGGAAATGTGGATCGTTTCGGCGAGATTTTCCCAGAGGTCGAGCAACAGGAAGAAATCGTAGTGACAGCCTATTACCCTGATACGGTTGATATAGCAACGGTTGAGGCAGATTTGCAGGCTCGTCTCGCGGAACTAACTGATTTTATGGACTTGGGAGAGGTAAAAATGGGTACGACTGCCTTGACTGAGGAAGACTGGGCAGACAACTGGAAGAAATACTATGAACCTGCTCGCATCACTCATGATTTGACTATCGTGCCATCTTGGACAGACTATGAGGCGACTGCTGGGGAAAAGATTATCAAGCTAGATCCTGGTATGGCCTTCGGGACAGGAACCCACCCAACTACTAAGATGAGCCTCTTTGCCTTGGAGCAGGTTCTTCGTGGTGGGGAAACAGTGCTAGATGTGGGGACTGGTTCAGGGGTTCTCTCTATTGCCAGCTCGCTGCTTGGTGCCAAGGAAATCTTTGCCTACGATCTGGATGATGTAGCAGTTCGAGTTGCTCAGGAAAATATTGAGCTCAACCCTGGAATGGAAAATATCCATGTAGCTGCTGGAGACTTGCTTAAGGGTGTTGAGATTGAGGCAGATGTGATTGTAGCTAATATCTTGGCGGATATCCTCGTTCATCTGACGGATGATGCTTATCGCTTGGTCAAGGATGAAGGCTACCTGATTATGAGTGGAATTATTAAGGATAAGTGGGACATGGTGCGAGAGTCAGCTGAGTCAGCTGGATTTTTCCTTGAAACCCATATGGTTCAAGGGGAATGGAATGCCTGTGTCTTTAAGAAAACCAAGGATATTTCAGGTGTGATTGGAGGCTAG
- a CDS encoding NUDIX hydrolase produces the protein MEIEISDFTGCKIALFCVDKLLTILRDDKASIPWPNMWELPGGGREGDESPFECVAREVYEELGIHLTEDCLLWSKVYPSMLFTDKQSVFLVGKLAQDQFDKIVFGDEGQGYQLMNVEEFLSSSQVVPQLQNRVRDYLEEVR, from the coding sequence ATGGAAATAGAAATTTCTGATTTCACAGGCTGTAAGATTGCTTTGTTTTGTGTGGATAAGCTCTTGACTATCTTACGCGATGATAAGGCAAGCATTCCCTGGCCCAATATGTGGGAACTGCCAGGTGGGGGACGAGAGGGGGATGAAAGTCCTTTTGAGTGCGTGGCGCGTGAAGTTTATGAAGAACTGGGAATTCATCTGACTGAGGATTGTCTGCTTTGGAGTAAGGTTTATCCAAGTATGCTTTTTACGGATAAACAATCTGTATTTCTAGTTGGCAAGTTGGCTCAGGACCAATTTGACAAGATTGTCTTTGGAGATGAAGGACAGGGCTATCAGTTGATGAATGTCGAGGAATTTCTTAGTTCCAGTCAAGTTGTACCTCAGTTGCAGAATAGAGTGAGAGATTATTTGGAGGAAGTTCGATAA
- a CDS encoding 16S rRNA (uracil(1498)-N(3))-methyltransferase, whose translation MQQYFVEGSAISPVIIEDKETSKHMFQVMRLKEDDEVTLVFDDGIKRLARVLDVEARQFELIQELADNVELPVQVTIASGFPKGDKLEFITQKVTELGASQIWAFPADWSVAKWDGKKLGKKIEKLEKIALGAAEQSKRNRVPSIQLFEKKSDFLAQLDQFASIIVAYEESAKEGEAAALLQAVSGLEKGAKLLFIFGPEGGLSPAEIESFETKGAVLAGLGPRILRAETAPLYALSALSVLLELEK comes from the coding sequence ATGCAACAGTATTTTGTCGAAGGCAGTGCTATCTCTCCTGTTATCATCGAGGACAAGGAAACCAGCAAGCATATGTTTCAGGTTATGCGCTTGAAAGAAGATGATGAGGTTACTTTGGTCTTTGATGATGGAATTAAGCGCTTGGCGCGTGTGCTGGATGTGGAAGCCCGTCAGTTTGAGTTGATCCAAGAATTGGCTGACAATGTGGAACTGCCAGTCCAAGTGACCATTGCATCCGGCTTTCCCAAGGGGGACAAGCTGGAGTTTATCACTCAGAAAGTAACCGAGCTAGGAGCCAGCCAAATCTGGGCCTTCCCTGCCGATTGGTCAGTAGCCAAGTGGGATGGCAAGAAATTGGGTAAAAAGATTGAAAAACTAGAAAAAATCGCCCTTGGAGCAGCCGAGCAAAGCAAGCGAAATCGTGTCCCAAGTATCCAGCTTTTCGAGAAAAAATCAGACTTTCTAGCTCAACTGGACCAGTTTGCCTCTATCATAGTAGCCTATGAAGAGTCGGCTAAAGAAGGAGAAGCCGCTGCGCTTCTACAAGCAGTCTCTGGTCTTGAAAAAGGAGCCAAACTGCTCTTTATCTTTGGTCCAGAAGGTGGTCTGTCACCTGCAGAAATCGAAAGTTTTGAAACTAAGGGAGCGGTTCTTGCAGGACTTGGTCCTCGTATTTTGCGAGCAGAAACAGCACCACTTTACGCCTTATCAGCCCTTAGTGTTTTATTAGAATTAGAGAAATGA
- a CDS encoding GIY-YIG nuclease family protein, whose translation MAKRSKNINMFLMDGEVTGKIKCTLSNWTGVIYKIPRIQLGDLKSRDEMKQSGIYFLFGRDEDKQKDVTYIGQATTRKNGEGVLLRIQEHTRDTHADYFNDVIILTTQNNSFGPTEISYLENKFTQLAKEAGRYIVKNGNDPNPGNVTEEKESELDEIVENTLMIIGTLGYRVFVPMTKKVSQDLPDNHSTYLYLKRKTKKSNKVIEATCERTTEGFVVLEGSQVEIKDSPYLPASLKEMRQNLIASRVIQDGVLKEKQLFSSPSYAAAFLLGMQTNGRTDWKDQDGRTLKELEELID comes from the coding sequence ATGGCGAAGCGTAGCAAAAATATCAATATGTTTCTCATGGATGGTGAAGTGACTGGAAAAATCAAATGTACTTTGTCAAATTGGACGGGAGTGATTTACAAAATACCTCGTATTCAGTTGGGAGATTTGAAGTCGCGTGATGAAATGAAACAAAGTGGTATTTATTTCTTATTTGGTCGAGATGAAGATAAACAGAAAGATGTGACCTATATTGGTCAGGCGACAACTCGGAAAAATGGTGAAGGGGTATTGTTGCGAATTCAAGAGCATACCCGCGATACTCATGCAGATTATTTTAATGATGTCATCATTCTAACAACTCAAAATAATTCTTTCGGGCCAACAGAAATTAGCTATTTGGAAAATAAATTTACTCAACTTGCTAAAGAAGCTGGTCGCTATATTGTGAAAAATGGGAATGATCCAAATCCTGGTAATGTGACTGAGGAAAAGGAATCTGAACTGGATGAAATTGTTGAAAATACGCTAATGATTATTGGAACTTTAGGTTATCGTGTTTTTGTTCCAATGACAAAGAAAGTTAGTCAAGATTTACCTGATAATCATTCAACTTATCTTTATTTAAAGCGTAAAACTAAGAAATCTAACAAAGTAATAGAAGCAACTTGTGAACGGACAACTGAAGGTTTTGTTGTTTTAGAAGGAAGTCAAGTAGAAATAAAGGATTCTCCATACCTTCCAGCAAGTTTAAAAGAAATGCGTCAGAATTTAATAGCTTCTCGGGTCATTCAAGATGGAGTGTTAAAAGAAAAACAACTCTTTTCTAGCCCTTCTTATGCAGCGGCTTTTTTACTGGGTATGCAAACGAACGGTCGAACTGATTGGAAGGATCAGGATGGAAGAACTTTAAAAGAATTAGAAGAATTAATAGATTGA
- the queD gene encoding 6-carboxytetrahydropterin synthase QueD: MFFAPKEIKQETGESLVYNPHRTLVSKEFTFDAAHHLFHYEGKCKSLHGHTYHLQIAVSGFLDERGMTYDFGDIKAIYKNYLEPHLDHRYLNETLPYMNTTAENMVYWIFQTMSQELPDERGLRLEYVRLYETPTAFAEFRREWLDD, encoded by the coding sequence ATGTTTTTTGCACCCAAAGAAATCAAACAGGAAACCGGGGAGTCTCTTGTCTACAATCCTCACAGAACCTTGGTATCAAAAGAATTTACCTTCGATGCTGCCCACCATCTCTTTCACTATGAAGGAAAATGCAAATCCCTTCATGGTCACACCTATCATCTGCAGATTGCTGTCAGTGGATTTTTAGATGAACGTGGAATGACCTACGATTTCGGAGATATCAAAGCGATCTACAAGAACTACTTAGAACCCCACTTGGATCATCGCTATCTCAATGAGACTTTGCCTTATATGAACACGACTGCTGAAAATATGGTTTACTGGATTTTCCAAACCATGAGTCAAGAGTTGCCAGACGAGCGCGGTCTCCGTTTGGAATACGTTCGCCTCTATGAGACTCCGACTGCCTTTGCGGAGTTTAGACGGGAGTGGTTAGATGACTAG
- a CDS encoding MarR family winged helix-turn-helix transcriptional regulator has product MTYLEKWFDFNRRQKEIESLLEETIAQQSEQNLTLKEFYLLYYLDLAQEKSLRQIDLPDKLHLSPSAVSRMVARLEAKNCGLLSRRCCDQDRRSSFICLTSDGQKTLASLQKAVEESLETGLDFLI; this is encoded by the coding sequence ATGACCTATTTGGAAAAATGGTTTGACTTCAATCGTCGTCAGAAAGAAATTGAAAGTCTCTTGGAAGAGACTATTGCCCAGCAGAGCGAGCAAAATCTGACCTTGAAAGAGTTTTACCTGCTCTACTATCTGGACTTGGCTCAAGAAAAATCTCTACGCCAGATTGACCTGCCAGATAAGCTTCATCTGAGCCCGAGCGCTGTTTCTCGGATGGTGGCTCGCTTGGAAGCTAAAAATTGCGGTCTGCTTAGTCGCAGGTGTTGTGATCAAGATAGACGCTCTAGCTTTATCTGCCTGACAAGTGATGGGCAAAAGACACTGGCCTCTCTACAAAAAGCTGTCGAAGAAAGCTTGGAAACTGGTTTGGATTTCTTAATTTAA
- the queF gene encoding preQ(1) synthase translates to MSQQEEMKNLSLLGNKETNYIFDYQPDVLESFDNRHVENDYFIKFNCPEFTSLCPITAQPDFATIYISYIPDKLCVESKSLKLYLFSYRNHGDFHENCINTIGKDLVNLLDPRYLEVWGKFTPRGGISIDPYYNYGKPGTKYEGLAEQRLFQHDLYPEKIDNR, encoded by the coding sequence ATGTCACAACAAGAAGAAATGAAAAACCTCAGCCTACTGGGCAACAAAGAAACCAACTACATCTTTGACTATCAACCAGATGTCCTCGAATCTTTTGACAATCGTCATGTGGAAAATGACTATTTCATCAAATTTAACTGTCCTGAATTTACCTCACTGTGTCCAATCACTGCTCAACCAGACTTTGCGACCATTTATATTTCCTACATTCCTGACAAACTCTGTGTCGAGTCAAAATCCCTCAAACTCTACCTCTTTAGTTACCGAAATCATGGGGATTTTCACGAAAACTGTATCAACACCATCGGTAAAGACTTGGTCAACTTGCTAGACCCTCGCTATTTAGAGGTTTGGGGAAAATTCACTCCGCGTGGGGGCATTTCAATTGACCCTTACTACAACTACGGTAAGCCAGGAACTAAGTATGAAGGCTTGGCAGAACAACGCCTCTTCCAACACGACCTCTATCCAGAGAAAATTGACAACCGCTAA